ACTTCCAAGATTGATCGTATTCTTTAATTATTTCCACATAGTTTTGCTGATGTAAATACATAGACCTAAAAGATGGCTGAAATAGTgcaactgtatgaatatactgtacattCATGTTTGTTTGAGATAATCAAATGTACAACATCCAGCCAAAGCCTCCCAAAGTGTGGAGGTGTAGCACCATAGTTGTCAGTTTGAACTGAGGAACTTACATTGAAAGCCATCATTAATGTAAGTTAAGAAAAGAAAGGGAGGAAGTACATGATGTACTGAAGATATCGTATCTTCATTCCGctaaaacaataaaataacattttgggCCAgattcctggacacagattatgTTCAGTAAAAGCCTAAAAACGCTCTCCATTGAAATTGCTTTTTGGTCCAGGATTTACCTTGATCTGTATCCGGGAATCCGACCCTTTAAGCTACTCGTAACTACAACTTTTTCCCTCAAGCAATTCATATTTTTTCTAACTTAAATTCTTTACCCCCAGGTGCAATGAGTGAATAACTTTCTACCGGGTTTAATAAGAGAGGCTTCTGGGAGAATAACAACAACCAAAGGTTCTGAAGTCTGAACGCACCCTGGTACTGACCTTTGACCTCTAGCCATGTCTCAGAGTAACCCCTCCTTCCAGCTCATCCAGACTCTGAGGAAGTCTCCCGCTGTGTTCTGCCGCCGGTTCCACCTCCGGCCCAACCGCACCGCTACCCTCTCCCACGGGGATCCCCTCTACAAGGTGCTCTACCTGGGCACTGAGAAAATCTACTCCCTGGATCTGGAGCAGGCCCAGGGGGCCATAAGCCTGCTGCTCCAGCAGTGGGCCCCGGGGGCCCCTGAGAAACTGTGCAAGGAGCACGCTCTGGTGTTGCGGCGGCGTTACATAGAGGTGAAGGAGATTGCCACGGGGAGACAGCTCGCTAAGACCTATCTGAGAGACATTGCGTTCTGCGCGGCCGACTCCAAGCACCCCAATGTGTTCCTGTACATCTGTAAGCAGCAAGGCCAGCAACTGCAGTTACAGTGCAAGATATTCTGGTGCACCAGTGCTGAGAGAGCTAAGGACATCACCGCTTGTCTGGCAAGGAGCTTTCAAACGGCTCTTAGTGATTGGCAGGGGCAGGGTAGCGAGACCAATCACATGGAGAAAGGGGAGGGATCATCAGAGGTGGATGGACTGTCAGTCATCCCAAGCCTTCATACTAATACCTCCTCTGCTCTATCAGGATCTCTAAGGACAGGTGAGTGTTTTGTTATTACTATTCTGTAGGCTACCTGGTGATTGAAATTGATGTTGTTTGTGGCAAGTTTGTGTCAAGGCCTTTTAAATatatttgaattgatttgaaaaTGAATGTGTCCCTTTGAGTTCTACAGAGGCTTCAATAAAGCAATTTATTGTTCAATTTGCGAGTGTGTGACTTGGTGTTGCTACCGgtcctgtttgtctgtttgtgaaGACAGGTCGCTGGAGGAGGAGTAGGGGTGTGGCTACTCTGTGTCCTCTCAGAGCgatgaggaaggagaggacaggcagCACCACCACCAATGACAGCACACAGTCAACCATTTGATATTTGACTTTGACTCTCT
This DNA window, taken from Oncorhynchus nerka isolate Pitt River linkage group LG23, Oner_Uvic_2.0, whole genome shotgun sequence, encodes the following:
- the LOC115106236 gene encoding uncharacterized protein LOC115106236 isoform X1; the protein is MSQSNPSFQLIQTLRKSPAVFCRRFHLRPNRTATLSHGDPLYKVLYLGTEKIYSLDLEQAQGAISLLLQQWAPGAPEKLCKEHALVLRRRYIEVKEIATGRQLAKTYLRDIAFCAADSKHPNVFLYICKQQGQQLQLQCKIFWCTSAERAKDITACLARSFQTALSDWQGQGSETNHMEKGEGSSEVDGLSVIPSLHTNTSSALSGSLRTGRWRRSRGVATLCPLRAMRKERTGSTTTNDSTQSTI
- the LOC115106236 gene encoding uncharacterized protein LOC115106236 isoform X2, whose product is MSQSNPSFQLIQTLRKSPAVFCRRFHLRPNRTATLSHGDPLYKVLYLGTEKIYSLDLEQAQGAISLLLQQWAPGAPEKLCKEHALVLRRRYIEVKEIATGRQLAKTYLRDIAFCAADSKHPNVFLYICKQQGQQLQLQCKIFWCTSAERAKDITACLARSFQTALSDWQGQGSETNHMEKGEGSSEVDGLSVIPSLHTNTSSALSGSLRTDRSLEEE